The Larus michahellis unplaced genomic scaffold, bLarMic1.1 SCAFFOLD_81, whole genome shotgun sequence genome includes a window with the following:
- the LOC141736844 gene encoding protein NDRG2-like, with protein sequence MGDPDPEMGGQTHRWGSQPHRCVCPWTPGSPLPHRSGSSPIGGGPPGHLGPLPSPLGPPSPGTWGPSIPSLAPWVPPAPRPWVQPHSRGVGPSPDESCFTPLFAHEEMGEIVKNFLVVHVDPPGMEEGAPPYPPGYQYPSLEQLAEMIPCILLYLNIVSIIGMGVGAGAFVLAKFGLLHPEAVEGLVLVNIDPQAKGWMDWAAHKLSGLTSSTTDMILAHLFTQEELSAAPPAVQSSRARLGATPNAPLLWGMYNSRGDLGLARSGAGSLRCPMLLVVGDGSPHEEAVVECNAKLDPTQTSFLKMADGGGQPQLSQPAKLTEAFKYFVQGMGYMAAAMTHLSRFRTASVSSSASGEGERGRSRTLSRGSLGGGAPAP encoded by the exons atgggggacccagacccagagatggggggacagacccacaggtgggggtcccagccccatagatgtgtgtgcccctggacacctgggtcccctctgccccatagatccgggtccagccccataggtgggggtccccccggccacctgggtcccctccccagtcccctgggtcccccctccccgggcacctggggcccttccatcccttccctggccccatgggtgccccctgccccacggccgtgggtccagccccatagccgtggggtggggccgtccccagacgagtcgtgcttcaccccgctcttcgcccacgaggagatgggggagatcgtcaagaacttcctggtggtccacgtcgacccccccggcatggaggagggcgcccccccctaccccccagg gtaccagtacccctcgctggagcaactggccgagatgatcccctgcatcctcctgtacctcaa catcgtcagcatcatcgggatgggggtgggggccggcgccttcgtcctggcgaaatttggg ctgctgcaccccgaggcggtggaggggctggtgctggtcaacatcgacccccaggccaagggctggatggactgggccgcgcacaag ctctcgggcctgacgtcctccaccaccgacatgatcctggcccatctcttcacccag gaggagctgtcggccgcccccccggccgtgcagagcagccgggcccggctgggggcgacccccaacgcccccctgctgtggggcatgtacaacag ccgcggtgacctgggcctggcgcgcagcggggccggcagcctgcg ctgccccatgttgctggtggtgggcgacggctccccccacgaggaggccgtg gtggagtgcaacgccaagctggaccccacccagacctccttcctcaag atggcggacggaggggggcagccccagctcagccag ccggccaagctgacagaggccttcaagtacttcgtgcagggcatgggctaca TGGCGGCGGCCATGACACACCTCTCCCGCTTCCGCACCGCCTCCGTCTCCAGCTCCGCCTccggggagggcgagcggggccgcagccgcaccctctctcggggcagcctgggggggggcgcccccgccccatag